A region of the Myxococcales bacterium genome:
AAAATCGACGGCCGCCTTGCAATTATCGGGGCACTCATTAAATTCAGGCGGCGGGAACCGCGCGCCTGCGCGCGCTTTTTGTATCGAGGAGAATCAATGAGCCTGTTCAACCCGACCGATCATCCGCATCGCCGCCGCAATCCGCTGACCGGCGAATGGGTCCTGGTGTCGCCGCACCGCACCAAGCGCCCCTGGCAAGGCCAGGTGGAAAAGTCCGCCCCGGACACGCGGCCGAGCCACGACCCGAAGTGCTATCTCTGCCCCGGCAACCAGCGGGCCGGCGACGCCCGCAATCCGGTCTACGAAAGCACCTTTGTCTTCACCAACGATTTCTCCGCGCTGCTCGCCGACACCCCCGATTCGCCCCCGCCCGCGCATCCGCTGTTCGATGCGCGCAGCGAACGCGGCGTCTGCCGAGTGATCTGCTTTTCGCCGCGTCACGACCTGACCCTGCCGGAAATGGAGCCGGCTGACATCCGCCGGGTGGTGGATGTGTGGGCGGAGCAACTGCTCGAGCTCGGCCGCACCTATCCCTGGGTGCAGATTTTCGAAAACAAAGGCCCGATCATGGGCTGTTCCAACCCGCATCCGCATGGTCAGGTTTGGGCGACCAGCCTCCTGCCCAACGAGGCCATCAAGGAAGAAGCCCGGCAACGGGAGTACTTCGCCGCCGGCGGCACGGTGCTGCTGCTCGATTATCTGGCGCTCGAAACCGAAAAGCGCGAACGGATCGTCGTGGAAAACGCGCATTGGGTCGCGCTGGTCCCGTACTGGGCGGAATGGCCGTTCGAGGTGTTGCTGTTGCCGCGCCGCCACGTTTTGCGCCTGCCGGATCTGACCGGCGACGAGCGCGACGCCCTGGCCGATATCCTCAAGCGCCTGCTGACCCGCTACGACAACCTCTTCGAAACGTCGT
Encoded here:
- a CDS encoding UDP-glucose--hexose-1-phosphate uridylyltransferase, which produces MSLFNPTDHPHRRRNPLTGEWVLVSPHRTKRPWQGQVEKSAPDTRPSHDPKCYLCPGNQRAGDARNPVYESTFVFTNDFSALLADTPDSPPPAHPLFDARSERGVCRVICFSPRHDLTLPEMEPADIRRVVDVWAEQLLELGRTYPWVQIFENKGPIMGCSNPHPHGQVWATSLLPNEAIKEEARQREYFAAGGTVLLLDYLALETEKRERIVVENAHWVALVPYWAEWPFEVLLLPRRHVLRLPDLTGDERDALADILKRLLTRYDNLFETSFPYSMGWHGAPTIAGDYDHWQLHAHFYPPLLRSATVKKFMVGYEMLAQAQRDITPEQAAARLRELPDEHYKKRQP